In the genome of Panthera uncia isolate 11264 chromosome B3 unlocalized genomic scaffold, Puncia_PCG_1.0 HiC_scaffold_1, whole genome shotgun sequence, one region contains:
- the LOC125910360 gene encoding LOW QUALITY PROTEIN: olfactory receptor 4F15-like (The sequence of the model RefSeq protein was modified relative to this genomic sequence to represent the inferred CDS: deleted 2 bases in 1 codon) produces the protein MVLGNLLVFTVTFDPHLHPPMYFLLAKLSFIDLCLSTLRVSKMIVTWVCHQMFALHVLGGSEMVLLIALALDRYVAICKPLHYLTIMSPQMCILLLSGAWVIGLIHAVVQVAFVVHLPFCGPNEIDSFYCDLPWLIKLACTDTYRMEFMVNANSGFVSMGTFFLLLISYIFILVTVWKHSSGGLSKAFSTLSAHITVVVLFFGPCIFVYVWPFPTVPVDKFLAILDFMITPILNPIIYTLRNKDMKLAMRRWSLRMIF, from the exons ATGGTCCTGGGAAACCTCCTTGTGTTTACAGTGACCTTTGATCCTCATTTACAT CCCCCCATGTACTTCCTTTTAGCTAAACTCTCCTTTATTGATTTGTGTCTTTCCACCTTAAGGGTTTCTAAGATGATTGTGACCT GGGTGTGTCACCAGATGTTTGCCCTTCATGTCCTGGGTGGATCTGAGATGGTCTTGCTCATTGCTCTGGCCTTGGACAGATATGTGGCCATATGCAAGCCCCTCCACTACCTGACTATCATGAGCCCACAGATGTGCATTTTGCTTCTGTCCGGTGCTTGGGTTATTGGACTCATTCATGCAGTGGTCCAGGTAGCTTTTGTTGTCCATTTGCCTTTTTGTGGTCCTAATGAGATAGATAGCTTTTACTGTGACCTTCCTTGGCTTATCAAACTTGCCTGCACAGACACCTACAGAATGGAATTCATGGTTAATGCCAACAGTGGGTTCGTTTCCATGGGCACCTTCTTCTTATTGCTCATCTCCTATATCTTCATCCTGGTCACTGTATGGAAACATTCCTCAGGTGGTTTGTCTAAAGCCTTTTCTACTCTGTCAGCTCACATCACTGTGGTGGTTTTGTTCTTCGGACCGTGCATCTTTGTTTATGTGTGGCCATTTCCCACAGTGCCAGTGGATAAGTTTCTTGCCATTTTGGACTTTATGATCACACCCATTCTGAATCCCATTATCTACACGTTGAGGAACAAGGACATGAAGCTGGCAATGAGGAGATGGAGTTTGAGGATGATCTTCTAA
- the LOC125910361 gene encoding olfactory receptor 4K14 yields the protein MELQNYSLVSEFVLYGLCTSQHLQHFFFIFFSGIYVVTVLGNLIIVVTVISDPHLHSSPMYFLLGNLAFLDIWLASFATPKMIRDFLSDRKLISFGGCMAQIFFLHFIGGAEMVLLVSMAYDRNVAICKPLHYMTMMSRKTCMGLVLVSWVIGFVHSISQVAFTVNLPYCGPNEVDSFFCDLPLVIKLACMDTYVLGILMISDSGLLSMSCFVLLLVSYTVILITVRQHAAGGVSKALSTCSAHIMVVLLFFGPCIFIYVWPFSRFSVDKLLSVFYTIFTPLLNPLIYTLRNKEMKTAMKKLCNQHVTSH from the coding sequence ATGGAACTGCAGAATTATTCCTTGGTGTCAGAATTTGTGTTGTATGGACTCTGCACTTCACAGCATCtccaacattttttctttatatttttctctggGATCTATGTGGTCACTGTGTTGGGTAACCTCATTATTGTGGTCACTGTAATTTCtgacccccacttgcactcttccCCTATGTACTTCCTGCTGGGAAATCTAGCCTTCTTGGACATATGGCTAGCCTCATTTGCCACCCCCAAGATGATCAGGGACTTTCTTAGTGATCGAAAGCTCATCTCCTTTGGAGGATGTATGGCTCAGATCTTCTTCTTGCACTTCATTGGTGGGGCTGAGATGGTGCTTCTGGTTTCCATGGCCTATGACAGAAATGTGGCTATATGCAAACCTTTGCATTATATGACCATGATGAGTCGGAAAACCTGTATGGGACTGGTGTTGGTTTCATGGGTCATTGGATTTGTGCACTCCATCAGCCAAGTAGCCTTTACTGTGAATTTACCTTACTGTGGCCCCAATGAAGTGGACAGCTTCTTCTGTGACCTTCCTCTTGTGATCAAGCTTGCCTGCATGGACACCTATGTCTTGGGTATACTCATGATCTCAGATAGTGGGTTGCTCTCTATGAGCTGTTTTGTGCTCCTCTTGGTCTCCTACACTGTTATTCTCATCACTGTCCGACAGCATGCTGCTGGTGGGGTATCCAAAGCACTCTCTACTTGCTCTGCACATATCATGGTAGTCCTGCTCTTCTTTgggccctgcattttcatttatgTGTGGCCTTTCAGTCGGTTCTCTGTGGACAAGCTCTTATCTGtattttataccatttttacTCCTCTCTTGAACCCCCTTATCTACACATTGagaaataaagagatgaaaacagCTATGAAGAAGCTGTGTAACCAACATGTGACTTCTCACTGA